One Tamlana carrageenivorans genomic region harbors:
- a CDS encoding CRTAC1 family protein produces MKFNLFLFAFFLGFSSVLSAQDSSANTFVEVFKAFPRTEKNLRKWDAPVVADLDQDGFIDLIINDHGYGVQVLWNNNGKFAKPFDVLIGDLHGVSVGDFDADGNLEMIISRGGGSGSNARNSKMYRVSKNREFIPLPDFNEPLALMRGRTVKFVDADNDGDLDLLNFAFPDSNKQGESENYVYENNGQAQLVLKNTLPSSHGDGQKVLLTDFNQDGIFDIVMYGHGKVRAFQGIKGLDYKEVTETIFPFSLENVTSISEIDVDNDGRFDLYFTRGLDFEKGETFFDAETKTWGFYTKRGEFDFSNLEAGDVLKLTNFQSQWPNNATYFIGESAYSYTFESETHSGKNITLVNSDALGFPDHPNFKENTGWYIGYTGNESWRIAGYLWAPATGVVQSVSHYPKYEHSEGLSDVLLKNTGGKFTDVTKKYRLDKKEHTVAASVADVDNNGFKDLVVIPRGDLIHENKAIVYLNTGKSEFNLFENHSIISKELGAIGMAIETLDYNQDGRMDVVVGNERGLWHLFKNQFPKSKNSNFINVSVGHSNSGNCTALGAKVTLSSCGNTRSTVIGSTSAAYSLSFSNLVHFGLGDCTKAVRIKVSYTNGEVIEKKIKTLNGVVSVGKK; encoded by the coding sequence ATGAAGTTTAATTTATTTTTATTCGCGTTTTTTTTGGGTTTTTCTTCTGTTCTTAGTGCTCAAGATTCTTCAGCCAATACGTTTGTTGAAGTGTTTAAAGCCTTTCCTAGAACAGAAAAAAACCTGAGAAAATGGGATGCCCCCGTAGTGGCCGATCTCGATCAAGATGGTTTCATCGATTTGATTATTAACGATCATGGCTATGGTGTGCAGGTGCTTTGGAATAATAACGGAAAATTTGCTAAACCTTTTGATGTGTTAATAGGTGATTTGCATGGTGTGTCTGTTGGCGATTTTGATGCTGATGGTAACCTTGAAATGATCATCTCAAGAGGTGGAGGCTCTGGAAGCAATGCTCGAAACTCTAAAATGTATAGAGTGAGTAAAAACCGCGAGTTTATTCCCTTGCCAGATTTTAACGAACCCTTAGCTTTAATGCGTGGGCGCACTGTAAAATTTGTTGATGCTGATAATGATGGCGATTTAGATTTACTAAACTTTGCTTTTCCAGATTCAAATAAACAAGGGGAAAGCGAAAATTATGTTTACGAAAATAACGGGCAGGCCCAATTGGTTTTAAAAAACACCCTGCCTTCAAGTCACGGTGATGGTCAAAAGGTATTGCTTACCGATTTTAATCAAGATGGTATTTTCGATATTGTCATGTATGGTCATGGGAAAGTGAGGGCCTTTCAAGGCATAAAAGGGCTAGATTATAAAGAGGTTACCGAAACTATTTTTCCTTTTTCTTTAGAAAATGTGACCAGCATTTCTGAAATCGATGTCGATAACGATGGTAGATTTGATTTGTATTTTACTAGAGGTTTAGACTTTGAAAAAGGAGAAACTTTTTTTGATGCCGAAACCAAAACCTGGGGCTTTTATACCAAACGAGGTGAATTTGATTTTTCTAATTTAGAAGCTGGCGATGTTTTAAAGCTCACGAACTTTCAATCACAATGGCCTAATAACGCTACTTATTTTATTGGAGAATCGGCGTATAGCTACACTTTTGAAAGCGAAACGCATTCGGGCAAAAATATCACTTTAGTGAATAGCGATGCGCTAGGTTTTCCAGATCATCCCAATTTCAAAGAGAATACAGGCTGGTACATCGGGTATACAGGAAATGAAAGTTGGCGTATAGCAGGGTATTTATGGGCACCAGCAACCGGGGTGGTGCAAAGCGTATCTCATTACCCAAAATACGAACATTCAGAAGGATTAAGTGATGTGCTGTTAAAAAACACCGGAGGTAAATTTACCGATGTTACCAAAAAGTATAGGCTAGATAAAAAGGAGCATACCGTAGCAGCTTCGGTTGCCGATGTCGATAATAATGGTTTTAAAGATTTGGTGGTCATACCTCGTGGTGATCTTATTCACGAAAATAAAGCCATAGTTTATTTGAATACCGGGAAATCAGAGTTTAATCTGTTCGAAAATCACAGCATCATTTCAAAAGAACTTGGTGCCATAGGTATGGCGATAGAAACTCTAGATTACAATCAAGATGGTAGAATGGATGTGGTTGTTGGTAACGAAAGAGGTTTGTGGCATTTGTTTAAAAATCAGTTTCCAAAAAGCAAAAACTCAAACTTTATAAATGTTTCTGTTGGGCATTCCAATTCCGGGAATTGTACGGCTTTGGGAGCTAAAGTAACGCTATCGTCTTGTGGTAATACACGGTCAACGGTTATTGGTTCTACAAGTGCGGCGTATTCATTAAGTTTTAGTAATCTGGTTCATTTTGGATTAGGAGATTGTACAAAAGCTGTAAGAATTAAAGTTTCTTATACCAATGGAGAGGTTATCGAGAAAAAAATAAAAACGCTCAATGGCGTAGTTTCCGTAGGGAAAAAATAA
- a CDS encoding T9SS type A sorting domain-containing protein: MKKTNKLKQHAICLFVLSLSINNLLAQNPTTDPTNSEGWILNTTISDEFNATQLDKSKWWVLGENSDYRNKWKGRAPGQYAPHNVRVEGGELILTSQWEPSYNFANEIHDGTWYGGSTTSADNSKPITQACVMSETFFKYGYMEIRAKIADAPVVSAFWTTGYHSEIDMIENFGKLPIGNPTNRPASLTRKIRTNLINWDPDIPSNHQNWKVEDDTGVQLAADYHVYGFEWDKDYVKTYLDGQLLRHVTRQELESKDQWRHDAPQEIWFDNEVFSWYGLPSQPDLATPAEYKIDYVRIWQKNITPPDFNALGFEGPFYFQGRSQPWWNGTAAKWRIKNEKPATGDFSMRFQHFGTFTGNYTSFTPNGSLNLPAGSNEVKFKIWIDPSTTISDIRLILEKPWTIIDVDVSGAQKGQWVEVSQSFNRSAASDPSIVDGDRIRLQLRSQSVTGSQALFYIDDMEFSKTLSTEQPKAMKFSVYPNPTSDVLYLNSPLNGMVKVYDASGHWVKSFNKESRTTKIENLDLASGMYIFQIESENQSASSKVIIK; this comes from the coding sequence ATGAAAAAAACTAACAAACTTAAACAGCATGCTATTTGTTTATTCGTATTGAGCTTATCAATAAATAACTTATTAGCACAAAACCCAACCACCGATCCTACAAATTCAGAAGGCTGGATTTTAAATACCACGATTAGCGATGAGTTTAATGCCACGCAATTAGATAAGTCTAAATGGTGGGTTTTAGGCGAAAATAGCGATTACCGTAACAAATGGAAAGGTAGAGCACCAGGACAATACGCGCCACATAATGTTAGAGTAGAAGGCGGTGAATTAATCCTTACCAGCCAGTGGGAGCCTAGTTATAACTTTGCCAATGAAATTCATGATGGTACATGGTATGGAGGTTCTACAACTAGTGCCGATAACAGCAAACCGATTACTCAAGCTTGTGTGATGAGCGAAACTTTTTTTAAGTATGGTTATATGGAAATTAGAGCCAAAATTGCCGATGCTCCAGTAGTTTCAGCCTTTTGGACTACAGGATACCATTCTGAAATCGATATGATAGAAAATTTCGGAAAACTTCCTATAGGCAATCCAACGAACAGGCCTGCTAGTTTAACTAGAAAAATTCGTACCAATCTAATAAACTGGGATCCAGATATTCCTTCTAACCACCAAAATTGGAAAGTAGAAGACGATACTGGTGTGCAGTTAGCGGCCGATTATCATGTGTATGGTTTTGAATGGGATAAAGATTATGTGAAAACCTATTTAGATGGTCAGCTTTTACGACACGTCACAAGACAAGAATTAGAGTCCAAAGACCAATGGCGCCATGATGCACCTCAAGAAATCTGGTTTGATAATGAAGTGTTTTCTTGGTATGGTTTACCATCACAGCCTGATTTAGCAACACCTGCCGAGTATAAAATAGACTATGTTAGAATCTGGCAAAAAAACATTACACCACCAGATTTTAATGCTCTAGGTTTTGAAGGCCCTTTTTATTTTCAGGGAAGAAGTCAGCCTTGGTGGAATGGTACTGCAGCAAAATGGCGTATAAAAAATGAAAAACCAGCTACCGGCGATTTTAGCATGCGTTTTCAACATTTTGGAACTTTTACAGGTAATTACACCAGCTTTACGCCTAATGGTTCTTTAAACTTGCCAGCTGGTAGTAATGAAGTGAAATTTAAAATTTGGATAGACCCAAGCACCACCATTAGTGATATTAGATTGATTTTAGAAAAACCATGGACAATCATAGATGTTGATGTCTCTGGCGCTCAAAAAGGGCAATGGGTTGAGGTTTCTCAAAGCTTTAACCGAAGTGCAGCTTCCGACCCAAGTATTGTTGATGGCGATAGAATAAGATTACAGTTGCGTTCGCAAAGCGTTACAGGATCTCAGGCTTTGTTTTATATCGACGATATGGAGTTCTCTAAAACCTTAAGTACAGAACAACCTAAGGCTATGAAGTTTTCGGTGTATCCAAACCCAACCAGCGATGTATTGTACTTAAACTCACCCTTAAACGGCATGGTAAAAGTA
- a CDS encoding HpcH/HpaI aldolase family protein: MGLLDSKNHVLGPFMKISDPALVEISAFAGFDFVIIDLEHGPNNFQTIQGHIRAAQAKNIVPVVRVPEINENMISKALDIGAAYVQVPQIENAEDAKRVVKAAKFYPEGARGVCRYVRAADYAAMPKEDYFSSANKNTGVIIHIEGNTAFNNIDEILKVDGVDVIFIGPYDMSQSCGVPGQVNHPSVISKMKEIVEKANAQGVVVGTFVESASSAKQWMDLGVQYISYAVDVGIYYDACKSIVDEVNTYAENTFLKSS; this comes from the coding sequence ATGGGGTTATTAGACAGTAAAAATCATGTGCTGGGGCCGTTTATGAAGATTAGCGATCCAGCTTTGGTTGAAATATCGGCATTCGCAGGATTCGATTTTGTAATCATCGATTTAGAGCATGGTCCTAACAATTTTCAAACTATTCAAGGTCATATAAGAGCCGCGCAAGCCAAAAATATTGTGCCTGTTGTTCGTGTTCCAGAAATTAATGAGAATATGATTTCGAAGGCTTTAGATATTGGTGCAGCCTACGTGCAAGTGCCTCAAATTGAAAATGCCGAAGATGCAAAACGCGTTGTAAAAGCAGCCAAATTCTACCCGGAAGGGGCTCGTGGTGTTTGTAGGTACGTGAGAGCAGCCGATTATGCTGCCATGCCTAAAGAAGATTATTTTTCTTCTGCAAATAAAAATACTGGGGTTATAATTCATATTGAAGGGAATACCGCTTTTAATAATATAGATGAGATTTTAAAAGTTGATGGGGTTGATGTTATTTTTATAGGACCTTACGATATGTCACAGTCATGTGGCGTTCCAGGGCAGGTAAATCATCCATCGGTAATCTCAAAAATGAAGGAAATTGTTGAAAAAGCCAACGCTCAAGGGGTGGTTGTAGGTACTTTTGTGGAAAGCGCTAGTAGTGCTAAACAATGGATGGATTTAGGCGTACAATATATTTCTTATGCCGTTGATGTAGGTATTTATTATGATGCTTGTAAATCGATTGTAGATGAGGTAAATACCTATGCTGAAAACACATTTTTAAAATCTTCATAA
- a CDS encoding sulfatase gives MKMILIKKASFKTALLSFGFFAILGCKQNENKVGDTEKTQQKPNILFVAIDDLRPEIGAYGSSIAVTPNMDKLASQGLVFNRAYCQEAICSPSRASIMTGARPESIGVIENFTYFRDANPDIITLPQHFKNNGYETTYTGKIYHKTGFADLDLSWSRKPAYDKMTIEKSNTPGGFAKKESQEMFRKNQAEVIAKYGPNAPRNGLGKGPAYENADVPDHFYEDGYNTELAIATLKDMLEKNPDKPFFLGLGMKKPHLDWLAPTKYWDLYNPEDIQLTNQPNAPENGATMGLHPSFELRARYGIPKKGDIDDELARTLKHAYLACISYVDAQIGKMIDALDEMGVRDNTIIVLWSDHGWHLGEMGIWGKATNYEIATRVPLMIWTPDMLKENRGVKSNALVELVDMYPTLCELAGLDQPEHLEGKSFMPLLSDPDQAWKPAAFSQFPTPALREWAANPLSQGMRETYFGPLIEEVEDKIKSQVGDDWNRDLFENKLMGYAMRTNDYRFIVWKDYTKKDSEPLFYELFDHRTDPNETKNIASENPELVKQLLEQFNKGWKGNYKQ, from the coding sequence ATGAAAATGATACTAATTAAAAAAGCGTCTTTTAAAACAGCCTTATTAAGCTTCGGATTTTTTGCCATCCTTGGATGTAAGCAAAACGAAAACAAGGTTGGTGACACTGAAAAAACACAACAAAAGCCAAACATTTTATTTGTTGCCATTGATGATTTGCGTCCTGAAATTGGCGCATACGGCTCTAGTATTGCCGTAACGCCAAACATGGATAAATTAGCTAGTCAGGGTTTGGTGTTTAATCGTGCCTACTGTCAGGAGGCTATTTGTAGCCCTTCGCGAGCAAGTATAATGACAGGGGCAAGACCAGAATCGATAGGGGTTATTGAGAACTTTACTTATTTCCGCGATGCGAATCCCGATATTATTACTCTGCCGCAGCATTTTAAAAATAATGGTTACGAAACCACTTATACTGGTAAAATTTACCATAAAACAGGTTTTGCTGATTTAGACTTGTCTTGGAGCAGAAAACCGGCTTACGATAAAATGACCATCGAAAAAAGCAACACGCCTGGTGGTTTTGCAAAGAAAGAAAGTCAAGAAATGTTTCGAAAAAACCAGGCCGAAGTCATTGCTAAATACGGGCCAAATGCGCCGAGAAATGGTTTAGGAAAAGGGCCTGCCTACGAAAATGCCGATGTGCCAGATCACTTTTACGAAGATGGTTATAATACCGAATTGGCTATAGCGACCTTAAAGGATATGCTAGAGAAAAACCCGGACAAACCATTCTTTTTAGGTTTAGGGATGAAAAAGCCACACCTAGATTGGTTAGCACCTACGAAATATTGGGACCTTTACAATCCAGAAGACATCCAGTTAACCAATCAACCAAATGCACCAGAGAATGGTGCGACTATGGGATTGCATCCTTCATTCGAGTTAAGAGCCCGATATGGGATTCCTAAAAAAGGTGACATAGACGATGAATTAGCCCGAACCTTGAAGCATGCTTATTTGGCTTGTATCAGTTATGTGGATGCGCAAATAGGAAAAATGATTGACGCTCTAGATGAGATGGGCGTACGTGATAACACCATCATTGTGCTATGGAGCGACCACGGTTGGCACTTAGGTGAAATGGGTATCTGGGGAAAAGCTACTAACTACGAAATAGCTACTAGAGTACCATTAATGATTTGGACGCCAGATATGCTTAAAGAAAACCGCGGGGTAAAGTCCAATGCTTTAGTAGAGCTGGTGGATATGTATCCTACTTTATGTGAATTGGCGGGCTTAGACCAACCAGAACATTTGGAAGGAAAAAGTTTTATGCCTTTATTAAGCGACCCAGACCAAGCTTGGAAACCAGCTGCTTTTAGTCAGTTTCCAACGCCGGCCTTACGCGAATGGGCAGCAAACCCATTGTCGCAAGGGATGCGAGAAACCTATTTTGGTCCGCTAATAGAAGAAGTAGAGGACAAAATTAAAAGTCAAGTAGGTGATGACTGGAATAGAGATCTTTTCGAAAATAAGCTCATGGGCTATGCCATGCGTACCAACGACTATAGATTTATTGTGTGGAAAGATTATACCAAAAAAGATAGCGAACCGCTTTTTTATGAGTTGTTTGACCATAGAACCGATCCCAATGAAACTAAAAATATTGCGAGTGAAAACCCAGAATTAGTAAAACAACTTTTAGAACAATTTAATAAAGGTTGGAAAGGTAATTACAAGCAGTAA
- a CDS encoding MFS transporter — protein MSSFKKNAFLYATIVAIGGFVFGLDAALISGAFKFITAEFNLNEWQVGALGFGPGVGVLVALPLAAWSSNKYGRKSTLKIIAAMYLISAIGSALAPSFTVLFAFRFLGGLAFSSITLAAMYIGELAPAEYRGELVSMTQINIVIGLTAAYFINYWILQKTNSDAQWVVDLGLDRYTWRWMLGIEIVPALIWFGLLFLVPRSPAWLVYKGKFDEAKVSLSKVIPEHEIAGHLTDMQHSVEDSSSDRSVMHQLKEVFSKKMKVVAIIALTLSIVQQSTGINAVLTYAPTVMEQLGLGEEAAFQQAIWIGLVSIVFTVLSLVLIDKLGRRPMMISGLIWVVLSLGLCSYGFGTAKYQLTEKAIEEMHDIPNIDKLSVLVGKEYATDIEFKEAVKDLIGETSARDNSSVFIQKSAVLNATLILIGILSFIAAFHFSVGPIMWVLLSEIFPIHLRGMAIPFFALLSSTVSALTQLFFPWQLANMGASTIFMFYGGIVIIGLLILAKFLPETKNLTIEQIHEKLEKKSGLMG, from the coding sequence ATGAGTTCATTTAAGAAAAATGCGTTTTTATACGCTACAATTGTTGCCATAGGAGGTTTCGTTTTTGGTTTAGATGCCGCATTAATTTCAGGGGCTTTTAAATTTATAACTGCCGAATTTAATTTAAATGAATGGCAAGTCGGAGCCTTAGGTTTTGGACCTGGAGTTGGTGTTTTGGTAGCTTTGCCTCTTGCCGCTTGGTCCAGTAATAAATATGGTCGTAAATCAACCTTGAAAATTATTGCAGCCATGTATTTAATTTCGGCAATAGGTTCTGCTTTGGCACCTTCATTTACGGTGCTCTTTGCTTTTCGTTTTTTAGGAGGATTAGCATTCAGCTCCATTACTTTAGCCGCGATGTATATTGGTGAGCTAGCTCCAGCTGAATATAGAGGTGAATTGGTTTCTATGACGCAGATTAATATTGTAATCGGACTTACAGCTGCTTATTTTATAAACTATTGGATTTTACAGAAAACCAATTCTGATGCCCAGTGGGTGGTCGATTTAGGGTTAGACCGCTATACTTGGCGTTGGATGTTGGGTATCGAAATTGTTCCAGCCTTGATCTGGTTTGGGCTCTTGTTTTTGGTGCCTCGTAGTCCAGCATGGTTGGTGTATAAAGGGAAATTTGATGAAGCTAAAGTTTCTTTAAGCAAAGTGATTCCTGAGCATGAAATCGCAGGTCATTTAACCGATATGCAACACAGCGTGGAGGATAGTAGTTCCGACCGTTCTGTGATGCATCAGTTAAAAGAAGTATTTAGTAAAAAAATGAAGGTGGTGGCTATTATCGCTTTAACCTTATCAATCGTTCAACAATCTACAGGAATTAATGCTGTATTAACTTATGCCCCTACCGTAATGGAACAGCTAGGTTTAGGTGAGGAGGCAGCGTTTCAGCAAGCGATTTGGATTGGATTGGTTAGTATTGTATTTACTGTTTTATCTTTAGTTTTAATCGATAAATTAGGACGACGCCCTATGATGATTTCTGGATTGATTTGGGTGGTTTTAAGTTTAGGTCTTTGTTCTTATGGCTTCGGAACGGCGAAATATCAATTAACCGAGAAAGCGATAGAAGAGATGCATGATATTCCTAATATTGATAAGTTATCGGTACTTGTAGGTAAAGAATATGCTACCGATATCGAATTTAAAGAAGCCGTAAAAGACCTTATAGGAGAAACTTCTGCAAGAGACAATTCTAGTGTTTTTATTCAAAAATCAGCAGTGCTAAATGCGACCTTAATTTTAATTGGTATTTTAAGTTTTATAGCCGCTTTTCACTTTTCGGTAGGCCCGATAATGTGGGTGTTGTTATCCGAAATATTTCCTATTCACTTAAGAGGAATGGCTATTCCGTTTTTCGCCTTACTTTCAAGTACGGTAAGTGCCTTAACGCAATTGTTCTTTCCTTGGCAATTGGCCAATATGGGGGCAAGTACCATCTTTATGTTTTACGGCGGTATCGTGATTATTGGTCTTTTAATTTTAGCTAAATTCCTACCAGAAACTAAAAACTTAACCATAGAACAAATTCATGAAAAACTAGAGAAAAAATCTGGTTTAATGGGCTAG